Within Burkholderia diffusa, the genomic segment GCCACCCGCGGCAAAGCTCGGCGAGTACAGCGTGTCGCTCGAAGGCGGCCCCGACGACGCGCCGACCGCCAGCTACTACAGCGGCAGCTTCCGCGTCGAGGCGTTCCGCCTGCCGGTGCTCAAGGGGACGATCGGCGCGCGCGACGCGCAGAAGAGCCCGCTCGTCGCCGTCAAGGAAGCGCCGCTCGCCGTGCAGATCGACTACGTGTCGGGCGGCGGCGCATCGAACCTGCCCGTGCAGGTGTCCGCGCTGATGAAATGGGCGTCGCCGCCGTTCGCGGATCGTTTCGAGGACTTCAGCTTCGCGCCGTACCGCGCGGAACGCAGCGACGGCAATGCCGACGACGATGCGCAGGACGGCGACAGCGCATCGGCCGCGAACAACGATCCCGACGCGACCCGGCTGATCGCAGACAAGCTGCCGGTCACGCTCGACCGCAACGGTGCGGGTTCCGTCACGCTCAAGGGCTTGCCCGACGTCGACGCGCCGAAGCGCATCGCGCTCGAGGCGACGTTCGCGGACCCGAACGGCGAAGTGCAGACGATTCGCGGCGACACGATCCTGTGGCCCGCCGCGGTAGTGGCCGGCATCAAGGCCGGCCGCTGGGTGTCGGTCGGCCAGCGCGTGCCGGTGCAGGCGCTCGCGCTCGACCTGCAGGGCAAGCCGCGCGCCTCGGTGCCGATCGAGATCAAGGGCGTCGCGCACATCACGACGTCGTCGCGCAAGCGGATGGTCGGCGGCTTCTATGCGTACGACAACAAGAGCGACACGCGCGAGCTCGGCGTGCTGTGCTCGGGCAAGACCGACGACAAGGGCCGCATGGCCTGCGACGCGACGCTCGAACAGGCCGGCAACATCCAGTTGATCGCGGTCGCGAAGGACGGCGACGGCCGCACGTCGAATGCGTCGACGTCCGTGTGGGTCACGCGCGAGGACGAACTCTGGTTCGGCGGCGACAACACCGACCGGATCGACGTGATCCCGGAGAAAACGTCCTACGAGCCGGGCGAAACGGCCCGCTTCCAGGTTCGCATGCCGTTCCGCTACGCAACCGCCCTCGTCGCGGTCGAGCGCGGCGGCGTGATGGAAACGCATGTCGTCCAGTTGAACGGCAAGAACCCGACCGTCGACCTGAAGGTCGACGAATCGTGGGGGCCGAACATATACGTGTCGGTGCTCGCGCTGCGCGGCCGCATTCGCGAAGTACCGTGGTATTCGTTCTTCACGTGGGGCTGGAAGGCGCCGGTCGAATGGGCGCGCGCGTTCTGGCGCGAGGGCCGTCACTATGAAGCGCCGACCGCATTCGTCGACCTGTCGAAGCCCGCGTTCCGCTACGGGCTCGGCGAGATCAAGGTCGGCACGGGCGCGCATCGCCTCGGCGTGAGCGTGACGACCGACGCAACACGCTACACGGTGCGCAGCAAGGCGCAAGTACACGTGAAAGTCACGCTGCCCAACGGGCAGCCGGCACCTGCCGGCACGCAGATCGCGGTCGCGGCCGTCGACGAGGCGCTGCTCGAACTGATGCCGAACAACAGCTGGGACCTGCTCGACGCGATGCTGCAGCGACGCGCGTATGGCGTCGAGACGGCCACCGCGCAGATGGAAATCGTCGGCCGCCGCCACTTCGGCCGCAAGGCCGTGCCGGCCGGCGGCGGCGGCGGCAGCGCGCCGACGCGCGAGCTGTTCGACACGCTGCTGCTGTGGAATCCGCGCGTGGCGCTCGACGCGAACGGCAGCGCAACCGTCGACGTGCCGCTGAACGACGCGCTCACGCGCTTCCGGATCGTCGCGATCGCGGCGGTCGGCCCCGATCGCTTCGGCACCGGCAGCACGTCGATTCGCAGCACGCAGGATCTGCAGCTGATCTCCGGGCTGCCGCCGCTCGTGCGCGAAGGCGATGCGTTCCGTGCGCAGGTCACGCTGCGCAACACAACCGATCGCGCGATGCAGGTCGTCGTGACGCCGCGCGTGACCGGCCTCGACGTCGCGCCGCAAACCGTGTCGCTCGCGGCCAATGCGGCGACGGAGGTCGCATGGACGATCACCGTGCCCGAGCAGGCGCTCGACGCGGCCGGCGCGCTGAACTGGCGCATCGAGGCGGCCGAGCAAGGCGGCAAGCGCGCGTCCGACGCGCTGGCCGTCGCGCAGAAGGTCGTGCCCGCGCTGCCGGTGACCGTGCAGCAAGCCACGCTCGCGCAGGTCGACGGCACGCTGACGCTGCCCGTGTCGGCGCCGGCCGGCGCCGTCAACAACGCACAGGGCGCGCCGCGCGGCGGCATTGCCGTGTCGCTGCAATCGAAACTCGCCGACGGCCTGCCCGGCGTGCGACGCTGGTTCGAGCGCTACCCGTATCGCTGCCTCGAGCAACAGACGTCGCGCGCGATCGGCCTGCACGACGCCGCGCAATGGCAGGCGCTGGTCGCGCGCATGCCGGTCTACCTCGACAGCGACGGCCTCGCGAGCTACTTCCCTCCGTCGTCCGACGACGCGCACTACGGGAGCCCGACGCTGTCGTCGTACCTGCTCGTGGTCGCCGACGAGGCCAGCCGCCTCGACCCGCGCTTCGCGCTGCCGGAAGACTTGCGCACGCAGCTCGAGGCCGGGCTCGCGCGCTTCGTCGACGGCCGCATCGAGCGCAACGCGTGGGCGCCGCGCCAGGATCGCGATCTGCGCAAGCTTGCCGCGATCGAGGCATTGTCGCGCTATGGCGCCGCGCAAGGCCGCATGCTCGGTTCGATCGAGATCGCGCCGAACCAGTGGCCGACGTCGGCGGTGATCGACTATCACGCGATCCTCACGCGCGTGAAGGACATCCCGCAGCGCGACGAGAAACGTGCGCAGGTCGAGCAGATCCTGCGCGCGCGCCTCACGTACCAGGGCACGCAGCTCGTATTCTCGACCGCGCGCGACGACGACCTGTGGTGGCTGATGACGAGCAACGAGACCAACGCCGCGCGTCTCGCGCTGGAATTCGCGGGCGATCCGGCGTGGAAGGACGAGATGCCGCGCGTCGCGACCGGCCTGCTCGCGCTGCAACGCCAGGGCGCATGGCAGACGACAACGTCGAATGCGCTTGGTCAGCTCGCGATCGAGCGCTTCTCGCGCACCTACGAGAGCACGCCCGTGGCAGGCACGACGAAGGTCGCGCTCGGCGGCAACGAGCGCGCGATTTCCTGGTCGCAGGCGCCGGCGCCCGCGGATGCCCCCGCGTCGGCCACCGCCGCGACGCGCGCCGCCGCCGCGCGCAGCGTGCTGATGCCGTGGCCGCGTGCGGCCCAGGCACCGGCCACGCTGTCCGTCACGCAGGACGGCACGGGCCGCCCGTGGGCGACCGTCGAAAGCCTCGCGGCCGTGCCGCTGCGCGCGCCGTTCGCGGCCGGCTACCGGATCACGAAGACCGTCACGCCCGTGTCGCCCGCGGTCAAGGGCGTGCTGACGCGCGGCGACGTCGTGCGCGTGCATCTCGACATCGATGCGCAGAGCGACATGACGTGGGTCGTCGTCAACGATCCGATCCCCTCCGGCGCGACGATCCTCGGCTCCGGCCTCGGCCGCGATTCCGAAGCCGCGACGCAAGGCGAGAAATCGCCGGACGGCGCATGGCCGGCGTTCATCGAACGCGACTTCGACGGCTACCGCGCGTATTACGACTATCTGCCGAAGGGCAAACTCTCGGTCGAATACACGGTGCGGCTGAACAACGTCGGTACCTTCGGGCTGCCGCCGACACGCGTCGAAGCGCTGTACGCGCCGTCCGTGTACGGCCTGTGGCCGAACCCGCCGATGACGGTGAAGCCGGCCGACGCGGGCAAGTGACGAGTACGTGATGATCGATCCTGTATTGCCGCGGCCGGTGCGTTTCGCCGGCCGCGTATTCGTCGCCGTCATGCTCGCAGCGCCGCTGGTCGCGCACGCGCTGCCCGGCTACGACGACGTGCGCCGCAACTGGCGCAGCTCCGACTGGGTGCTGCTCGCGCGCGACGGCACGCCGCTGCAGCGCACGCGCGTCGACCTCACCGAACGCCGCGGCGACTGGGTATCGCTCGCCGACGTGTCGCCCGCGTTTCGCGAGGCGATCGTCGTGTCGGAGGACAAGCGTTTCTACGAACACAGCGGCGTCGACTGGCGCGGGATCGCCGGCGCGGCGTGGGGCAATCTGTGGAACGAGCGCACGCGCGGCGCGTCGACGGTGACGATGCAGCTCGCCGGGCTGCTCAGCGATTCGCCGCGCCGCTCGGGCCAGCGCTCGCTGCCGCAGAAGGCCACGCAGGCAATGAACGCGCTGCTGCTCGAGCGGGGCTGGCGCAAGGACCAGATCCTCGAGGCCTACCTGAATCTCGTGCCGTTGCGCGGCGAGACGGTAGGCCTCGCCGCGCTGTCGCAGGTGCTGTTCGGCAAGGCGCCGTCCGGCCTCGATGCACGCGAGGCCGCGATCACCGCGGCGCTGGTGCGCGCCCCCAACGCGGCGCCGGCGAAAATCGCCGAGCGTGCGTGCCGGATCCTGCGCGACATGCGTGCGGAACAGGGCTGCGCGTCGCTGGACAGCTACGTGCAGCTCGTGATCGCCCGCCCGGCCAGCGCCGTGCGCGACGACGGCGCCGCCCTCGCCCCGCACTTCGCGCGCCGCATCGCGGCCGAGGTCAGGCCGATGGCCGGCGCGCAGGTGCGCACGACACTCGATGCGCCGCTGCAGCGCTTCGCGCGCGACGCGCTCACGCGCGCGCTGACCGAGCTCAACGCGCCCGCGCACCGGCGCAACGTGCAGGACGGCGCGGTCGTCGTAATCGACAACGCGACCGGCGAGATTCGCGCGTGGGTCGGTTCGTCGGGGGCGTTGTCGAGCGCGCGCGACGTAGATGCCGTGCTCGCGCCGCGCCAGGCCGGCTCGACGCTCAAGCCGTTCCTCTATGCGCAGGCGATCGACGAGAAGCGGCTCACCGCCGCGTCGCTGCTCGACGACGCGCCGATCAACCTTGCGGCCGGCGGCGGGCTCTACATTCCGCAGAACTACGACAAGGATTTCAAGGGCTGGGTGAGCGTGCGCAGCGCGCTCGGGGGCTCGCTGAACGTGCCGGCCGTGCGCACGCTCGTGCTCGTCACGCCGCACCGCTTCGCGCGCACGCTGACCGCGCTCGGCCTGCCGCTCGCGCAGGAAGGCGATTACTACGGCTTCAGCCTTGCGCTCGGCAGCGCGGACGTCACGCTGCTGTCGCTGACCAATGCGTATCGCGCGCTCGCGAACGGCGGCGTCGCGCGCAAGGTCGTCGACCTGCCCGCGCCGTCGCCCGCTTCCGGCGCATCGGCATCGGGCCGCGCGGACAACGGCACGCGCGTGTTCAGCGAAGCGGCCAGCTTCGTCGTCACCGACATCCTCTCCGACAACAACGCGCGCGTGCGCACGTTCGGCTTCGATAACCCGCTCGCGACGCGCTTTTTCTCGGCGGTGAAGACCGGCACGAGCAAGGACATGCGCGACAACTGGACGGTCGGCTTCACGTCGCGCTATACGGTCGGTGTGTGGGTCGGCAATGCGGACGGCTCGCCGATGTGGGACGTGTCGGGGGTGACGGGCGCGTCGCCGGTGTGGTCGGCCGTCGTCGGCTACCTGCACCGCGACCTGCCGAGCCGCGCGCCACGTCCGCCGGCCGGTGTCGAAACGCGCCGCATCACGTTCGAGCGTGACGTCGAACCGTCGCGCGACGAGTGGTTCGTCGCGGGCACCGCGCTTGACACGATCCGGCTCGCGGCGCCCGTCACGCCAGGCAAGGACGGCGCGCGCGCGCCGCTGACGATCGGCGCGCCGACCGACGGCACGATCTTCGCGATCGATCCGGACATTCCGCCGAAGAACCAGCGGATCTGGTTCGAGCGGTCGGCCGGGCATGCCGCGCGATTCGCGTGGCGGCTCGACGACAAGGTGATCGGCCACGCCGACCGCATCGCGTGGATGCCGTGGCCGGGAAGGCACCGGCTGGAACTCGTCGACGCGCGCGGCAACGTGGCGGATACGATCGGCTTCGAGGTGCGCGGCGCGTTCGCGAAGCCGGCCGCGCGCAAGCCCTAGGGCGCCGCAACCGCACCGCAGCCACAAACGAGCGAACGGGCACGCGTTACCCGGATCGGAGACATAGAATATGAGCCATGCGCTGTTGCTTTGGCGCATTCCGGTTGCCTTGCCGCGTGTTCCCCCTCTCCCGATCGTCCGCGACCATGAACCATCGCCATCCGCGCTTTCTCCGCCCCGCGCTGGGCATCGCCTGCGTCGCAGCCGTTGCGGCCCTGGCAGGCTGCAACGGCGATGCCTGCTTCGGCGTCGATGTCTGCTTCAACAGCGACAACACGCAGACCGTCGCGCTGTCCGGCACGGCCGCCACCGGCGCCGCGCTCGCGAGCGCGTCGGTGACGGTGAGTTGCACGCAAGGATCGGCGACGACGCTGACCGACGGCGGCGGCAACTACCGCGTGACGGTCAACGCCGTGCTGCCATGCGTGATCACCGTCGCATCGGGCGGCGCGAGCCTGCATTCGCTCGCGTACGCGGGCGGCACCTTCAACACGACGCCCGAGACCGAGCTGATGCTCGTCTATCTCGCCGCGCAACTCGGTACGAACACGGCCGGGCTGATCGGCAATTTTCAGGGGAATGCGCACTTCCAGCAGGTGATGGGCAACCCGAATACGGTGCAGGCCGCGCAATCGGCGGTCGTGACGAATCTGCAGCAGCGCTATTCGGTCACGCTGTCGACGCCGGCTTTCCTGACGACGCCGTTCGTGGTCGGCCAACCGGGCGTCGACAGCGATCTCGACGCGCTGGCCAAGGCCGGCGCGATCGATTCGAACGGAATGCCGGATCCGGCCGCGATTTCGCTGCTGGCACAGGCGGGCGCGGGACACCCGCTGTGAATGGCCGGCGTGCCGTTGCGGCACGCGCTCACGCCGCCGACACGCTTACGCGGCCTCCCTGCTCCCGCAAGCAACGCTCGCGGCCTGCTGCTGCGTCAGGTAGCGCAGCAGCTTCGTCACCATCCACACGACGATGAACGACAGCGCGACGAAGAACACCGCGAGCGGCGTCAGCACCTGCACCGACACGAAGCCGGCGAGGCCCATCATCGCGGACGAAACCAGCAGCAGCGCGCACCCGAGGATCGCGCTCGTCAGCCCCGCGATATGCGGAAACAGCGAATTGCCCTTGGCCATCAGCGTCGGATACATCGCGCCCGCGCAGAAGCCCATCACGAGCACCGGCGTCGCGAGCGTCCACACGCGCAGGCCGATGGTCAGCGCCAGCACCAGCATCGCAATCGCCGCACCCGCCATCACGCGCGCGCCGATGCGCAGCCGCTGCTCGGCACTCGGCAGCCCGCGCCCGTGAATCCGGTTCGACAGCCCGCCGAGGAAATACATCAGCCCGATCCCGAGCGCAAGATAACCGAAGTAGGTCGGCGGCTTGTGCAACGTGGTCTGCACCATGAACGGCCCGACGATGTTGAACACCAGCAGGATGCTGTAGCACAGTCCCTGCGCGAGGAAGCAGCTCTGGAACACCGGGCTCGCGAGCACCTTGCCCGCGTTCGCCATCAGCGTGCGCGGCTCGAGATGGACCGGCTTCGGCAAGGTTTCGCGATAACGCCACAGCAGCGCCCACATCACCAGCGAATACACCAGCAGAAACACAAGGCACGCGCGCCAGCCGAACCATTCCTGCAGGTGCGCGCCGATCACCGGCGCGATGATCGGTGCGAGCCCCCACGCGATCGACATGTACGTGAACGCATGCATCAGCGCCTGACCCGAGAACGAGTCGGTGATGATCGCCTTCGCGAGCAGGTTCGTGGTCGCGATCCCGAAACCCTGCAGGCAGCGCGCGAGCACGAACGTCTCCAGGTTCGGCGCGCCGAGCGACAACAGGCAGCCGATCGTATAGATGACGAGCCCGAACGCAAGTACGCGCTTGCGCCCGTACGCATCGGCGATCGGACCGAAGATCAGCTGGCCGAGCGCATAGGCGGCCATGTAGCCGGACACGCTCGACTGGATCGCCTGCGGCGTGGTCGCGAACGAGCGCGCCATGTCGGGCAGCGCGGGCACGTAGATGTCGATCGCGAGCTGGCCAGCGGACGCGAACAGGCAGATCAGAAACAACAGGAAGCGCGGCGAGTTCGATTCGCGCGCGGGTGTGAGCGAGGCGTTCATGACGACCGGGAAGGAATCAGACGGCGGCAGTACGCGCCAGCGTGTTCGAATAGCGAACAGCTGTGCGCAGCGAAGCCGTATTGTGCCTCTTGTTGCGACATCCCACAGGAATTCCCTGGCGCGGACGAGGTTGAATGCCTATCGCCCGACCTTCGGAAACACGCCAGGAGAGGAGGACCGCCCTCCACCGGCCGGTTTCGACATGTCGCCGCAGTCCCACTCCTGTAGAGCCGGCCGCGGTTTTAATCGTGCTTTAAGCCAGCGCCCGCATAGTCGCTGGTGGCTCCATCCGTGAGCCGCACGCTTTATTCATTGTCGATTCGATCAGTCTTCGTTTGATGGAGATACGAATATGCGATTCCGTTCATCCATGGCGGCGGGCGCGCTGGCACTGTTGCCCGTGCTCGCGATGGCCGGGCAGGCCGACGCGGCCCTCGCCGCCCAACCGATGTTCGTCAACGTCAACGGTCACGCCGTGCCTGTCAAAGCCGAAACGCGTGTCGTCCAGACGGCTCTCGGCCCGATGAAGGTCAGCACGTGGAGCTGGCACAGCCCGCAAGGCGGTGCGAGCTTCGAGATGCAGACGTCGTCGTCGGACGGCGCCCCGCCTGCAGACGCGCTGCGGCAGCTGCAGGCCGCGCAGTATCGGATGCAGGCGGCCCAGGCGCAGATGGTCGCGATGCTGCAGCAGATGATGGCGCTGCAGCGCGTCGCGCTCGCCAACGCGTTCGCGATGCCGATGCCGCAACCCGTCGCACTCACGATGCCCCTGTGGGCGATGCCGGAACCGGTCGTCGTGCTCGTGCCGGCCCAGCCGCCGATGCGGGCGGTGGCGCCGGCACCGTCGGCACCGGCCCGGCCGGCCGCGCGCGGCCCCGAAATCAAGGCCTGACGCGCGATTCCGGCGCGCGAGCGACCGGGTGGCAAAGCAAAACCGCCGGCACATGCCGGCGGTTTTTTATTTGCGACGCGATAAAACGGCGCCGCCGCGATCAGTACTGCGCCTGATCCGTCGGATTCCTGAACAGCTGCTTCATCTCCGGCGACAGCGGATAGTTGAGGCTCACGCCCTTCGGCGGAATCGGCTGCATGAACCACTGATCGTAGAGCTTCTCGGCGGCCCCCGAGGTCTGCATCTTCGCGATCACGCCGTCGACCACGTGCTTGAACGCCGGGTCGTCCTTGCGCATCATGCACGCGTAGTTTTCGTGGACGAGCGGCGTGCCCGTCACCGTGTACGCACCCGGATTGCGGTCCTTCGCGATCTCGCCGTACAGGAGCGGCTCGTCCATCACGAACGCGACCGCGCGCCCCGTCGTGACGTTCATGAACGCTTCAGC encodes:
- a CDS encoding alpha-2-macroglobulin family protein; the protein is MKQHDKHNNTNSTRHTTRLPWRIGAVAVLAAAALSLHAGAARTVSVSPQGTVTEVRQSVVKFDEPMVAFGSASAPNPARMTCNDSTAARGQGHWLDDKTWVYDFENDLPPGVRCSVALNDTLRSVAGNAVSGPRRFTFQTGGPFPVTVRPGSREIEERQVFVLKLNGPAEPRSALANIWCEAVGIGNRIPVTAADDDTRNALLDHFGLKKDAARVLTLSCAQALPASAKMQLVYGKGVASPSGIANDTERRFDFTVRAPFAASFSCERENAKAPCTPLRPLTLSFNAPISRKNAEAIRLRGPDGSLSPTFAADDHSDEVTTVTFNPPLPAQANLTVELPSGLRDVTDRSLANADLFPLATRTAPMPPLAKFSSGTFGIVERFAEPDTPALVPVTLRNVEADLHIAGLNTSGAQFSNLKVDDDTAIRQWMRTVERFDNWSMTADMIDERIPGLLRRKGQHPVYVPLAAGEKMPAPQNRRIDVRSLSLLTGEPGAQALTLPKADPKALRPFEVVGVPIEKPGFYVLELASPALGRSLLAKPSSMYVRTTVLVTNLGVHLKQGRENNLVWVTTLDKGKPVPNARIRVSDCNGDEIASGKTDAQGLLKIDGAFEPKHECSQSERFDDYFVSARVDDPKTGPDMAFVSSNWNRGIESWRFNVPTDTDSAPTVRAHTVFDRTLLRAGETVSMKHFLRTETLQSLAFPAQYPSRVTIRHLGSDQTYKLPLTWSADHSADTQFTLPPAAKLGEYSVSLEGGPDDAPTASYYSGSFRVEAFRLPVLKGTIGARDAQKSPLVAVKEAPLAVQIDYVSGGGASNLPVQVSALMKWASPPFADRFEDFSFAPYRAERSDGNADDDAQDGDSASAANNDPDATRLIADKLPVTLDRNGAGSVTLKGLPDVDAPKRIALEATFADPNGEVQTIRGDTILWPAAVVAGIKAGRWVSVGQRVPVQALALDLQGKPRASVPIEIKGVAHITTSSRKRMVGGFYAYDNKSDTRELGVLCSGKTDDKGRMACDATLEQAGNIQLIAVAKDGDGRTSNASTSVWVTREDELWFGGDNTDRIDVIPEKTSYEPGETARFQVRMPFRYATALVAVERGGVMETHVVQLNGKNPTVDLKVDESWGPNIYVSVLALRGRIREVPWYSFFTWGWKAPVEWARAFWREGRHYEAPTAFVDLSKPAFRYGLGEIKVGTGAHRLGVSVTTDATRYTVRSKAQVHVKVTLPNGQPAPAGTQIAVAAVDEALLELMPNNSWDLLDAMLQRRAYGVETATAQMEIVGRRHFGRKAVPAGGGGGSAPTRELFDTLLLWNPRVALDANGSATVDVPLNDALTRFRIVAIAAVGPDRFGTGSTSIRSTQDLQLISGLPPLVREGDAFRAQVTLRNTTDRAMQVVVTPRVTGLDVAPQTVSLAANAATEVAWTITVPEQALDAAGALNWRIEAAEQGGKRASDALAVAQKVVPALPVTVQQATLAQVDGTLTLPVSAPAGAVNNAQGAPRGGIAVSLQSKLADGLPGVRRWFERYPYRCLEQQTSRAIGLHDAAQWQALVARMPVYLDSDGLASYFPPSSDDAHYGSPTLSSYLLVVADEASRLDPRFALPEDLRTQLEAGLARFVDGRIERNAWAPRQDRDLRKLAAIEALSRYGAAQGRMLGSIEIAPNQWPTSAVIDYHAILTRVKDIPQRDEKRAQVEQILRARLTYQGTQLVFSTARDDDLWWLMTSNETNAARLALEFAGDPAWKDEMPRVATGLLALQRQGAWQTTTSNALGQLAIERFSRTYESTPVAGTTKVALGGNERAISWSQAPAPADAPASATAATRAAAARSVLMPWPRAAQAPATLSVTQDGTGRPWATVESLAAVPLRAPFAAGYRITKTVTPVSPAVKGVLTRGDVVRVHLDIDAQSDMTWVVVNDPIPSGATILGSGLGRDSEAATQGEKSPDGAWPAFIERDFDGYRAYYDYLPKGKLSVEYTVRLNNVGTFGLPPTRVEALYAPSVYGLWPNPPMTVKPADAGK
- the pbpC gene encoding penicillin-binding protein 1C gives rise to the protein MIDPVLPRPVRFAGRVFVAVMLAAPLVAHALPGYDDVRRNWRSSDWVLLARDGTPLQRTRVDLTERRGDWVSLADVSPAFREAIVVSEDKRFYEHSGVDWRGIAGAAWGNLWNERTRGASTVTMQLAGLLSDSPRRSGQRSLPQKATQAMNALLLERGWRKDQILEAYLNLVPLRGETVGLAALSQVLFGKAPSGLDAREAAITAALVRAPNAAPAKIAERACRILRDMRAEQGCASLDSYVQLVIARPASAVRDDGAALAPHFARRIAAEVRPMAGAQVRTTLDAPLQRFARDALTRALTELNAPAHRRNVQDGAVVVIDNATGEIRAWVGSSGALSSARDVDAVLAPRQAGSTLKPFLYAQAIDEKRLTAASLLDDAPINLAAGGGLYIPQNYDKDFKGWVSVRSALGGSLNVPAVRTLVLVTPHRFARTLTALGLPLAQEGDYYGFSLALGSADVTLLSLTNAYRALANGGVARKVVDLPAPSPASGASASGRADNGTRVFSEAASFVVTDILSDNNARVRTFGFDNPLATRFFSAVKTGTSKDMRDNWTVGFTSRYTVGVWVGNADGSPMWDVSGVTGASPVWSAVVGYLHRDLPSRAPRPPAGVETRRITFERDVEPSRDEWFVAGTALDTIRLAAPVTPGKDGARAPLTIGAPTDGTIFAIDPDIPPKNQRIWFERSAGHAARFAWRLDDKVIGHADRIAWMPWPGRHRLELVDARGNVADTIGFEVRGAFAKPAARKP
- a CDS encoding multidrug effflux MFS transporter translates to MNASLTPARESNSPRFLLFLICLFASAGQLAIDIYVPALPDMARSFATTPQAIQSSVSGYMAAYALGQLIFGPIADAYGRKRVLAFGLVIYTIGCLLSLGAPNLETFVLARCLQGFGIATTNLLAKAIITDSFSGQALMHAFTYMSIAWGLAPIIAPVIGAHLQEWFGWRACLVFLLVYSLVMWALLWRYRETLPKPVHLEPRTLMANAGKVLASPVFQSCFLAQGLCYSILLVFNIVGPFMVQTTLHKPPTYFGYLALGIGLMYFLGGLSNRIHGRGLPSAEQRLRIGARVMAGAAIAMLVLALTIGLRVWTLATPVLVMGFCAGAMYPTLMAKGNSLFPHIAGLTSAILGCALLLVSSAMMGLAGFVSVQVLTPLAVFFVALSFIVVWMVTKLLRYLTQQQAASVACGSREAA